Proteins co-encoded in one Desulfitibacter alkalitolerans DSM 16504 genomic window:
- a CDS encoding DUF523 domain-containing protein, with amino-acid sequence MILISGCLLGINCRYNGGNNLKPELLKLMKEGKAVPICPEQLGGAPTPRLPCEIVGGNGLEVLEGRAKVINKLGEDATELFVKGAEEVLKIAVASGAYAAILKERSPSCGVREAYDGSFTGKTISGIGVTSAILRNKGIKLFTEDKHPYR; translated from the coding sequence ATGATATTAATTAGCGGTTGTTTACTGGGAATAAACTGCAGATATAATGGAGGCAATAACTTAAAACCCGAACTTTTAAAGCTGATGAAGGAAGGCAAGGCTGTTCCTATATGTCCTGAACAATTAGGCGGAGCCCCTACACCAAGGCTTCCCTGTGAGATTGTTGGAGGAAACGGCCTTGAAGTTTTAGAGGGTAGGGCAAAGGTTATTAATAAGCTGGGGGAAGATGCTACAGAATTGTTTGTTAAGGGGGCCGAAGAGGTTCTAAAGATTGCTGTGGCATCAGGAGCCTATGCAGCAATACTAAAGGAGAGGAGTCCATCCTGTGGTGTAAGGGAAGCATACGATGGAAGCTTTACTGGAAAAACCATTAGTGGTATAGGGGTAACGTCGGCCATATTAAGAAACAAGGGAATTAAACTCTTCACGGAAGATAAACATCCCTACCGCTAG
- a CDS encoding diacylglycerol/lipid kinase family protein, whose product MKTAVIVNPIAGRGKSPARWNVLKKELTDNSLHVEEFFTKSKGMAADLAEQIQKAGYTRLMVAGGDGTLHEVINGLNLPASIEVGILPTGTGNDFARAVGITFEKNLALKLITKGRTRLIDLGEVNQRKFINIAGVGFDAQVAHEVNAGFKFVSGTMAYLMALVKVMLTYKSLPIDIFINDTKQTEEILFFSVANAPYIGGGMKIVPQAVIDDGLFHICLAQKVNRLEILNTLPKIYKGKHIEHPKVHMMTARELSLNSNFPLPLHADGELLGTLPAYFRVLPGILRLLVP is encoded by the coding sequence GTGAAGACAGCGGTCATAGTTAACCCTATTGCAGGAAGAGGAAAATCACCTGCTAGATGGAATGTTCTTAAAAAGGAGCTAACTGACAATAGCTTACATGTTGAAGAGTTTTTTACCAAATCAAAGGGCATGGCAGCTGATTTGGCTGAACAAATACAAAAGGCAGGCTACACAAGGCTCATGGTAGCCGGCGGAGATGGAACATTGCATGAGGTAATAAATGGTCTTAATCTGCCAGCTAGTATTGAGGTAGGTATCCTGCCTACTGGTACCGGTAATGATTTTGCAAGGGCTGTAGGGATTACTTTTGAAAAGAACCTTGCTTTGAAATTAATCACAAAGGGCAGAACCAGGTTAATTGATTTAGGAGAAGTTAATCAAAGAAAGTTTATTAATATTGCCGGTGTAGGATTTGACGCTCAGGTAGCCCATGAGGTAAATGCAGGCTTTAAGTTTGTCTCAGGTACTATGGCCTATCTCATGGCTTTGGTAAAGGTTATGTTAACTTATAAATCATTACCTATAGATATTTTTATTAATGACACAAAACAGACAGAAGAGATTCTGTTTTTTTCTGTGGCAAATGCTCCTTATATAGGTGGAGGAATGAAAATTGTTCCCCAGGCAGTAATAGATGATGGACTATTTCATATTTGTCTTGCTCAAAAGGTTAATAGGTTAGAGATATTAAATACCCTTCCTAAAATCTATAAGGGGAAACACATTGAACACCCCAAGGTACATATGATGACAGCAAGGGAGTTGAGTCTTAACTCAAATTTTCCATTGCCATTACACGCTGACGGAGAATTATTGGGGACACTGCCAGCCTATTTTAGAGTTCTGCCTGGGATTTTACGTTTATTAGTTCCATGA
- the dnaB gene encoding replicative DNA helicase, which yields MSVVEERLPPHSIEAEQAVLGALMIDPETIYSVVDILKPEDFYRQAHRVIYQVILELIEKNKPVDMLTVVEALRQNNKIEEIGGATYIAALSSSAPTSANISVYAGIIIEKGILRSLISAASQIVHKSYHGNLDTAELLDEAEKIIFEIGQKKHKEGFSHIKDILVETFDQVEKLTQHKGDVTGIPTFKDLDKLLSGLQASDLIICAARPAMGKTSFCMNIAQKVACGSNTTVAIFSLEMSKEQLVQRLWASEAMVDQHKLRSGNLNEEDWKRLIRAAEGISDAPIFIDDTPSISVMEVRAKARRLKSEAGLGLIIVDYLQLMRGSRRVENRQQEISEISRSLKGLARELDVPVLALSQLSRAVEQTHDKRPNLSHLRESGALEQDSDVVMFIHRPDYFDPESEKKGIAEIILAKHRHGPTGTVELVFLPEFTKFVDYAKGSPEA from the coding sequence ATGAGTGTTGTAGAAGAACGGTTGCCGCCCCATAGTATAGAGGCTGAACAGGCAGTATTAGGTGCCTTGATGATTGACCCGGAAACCATCTATTCGGTTGTTGATATTTTAAAACCGGAGGATTTTTACAGGCAGGCACATAGAGTTATATATCAGGTTATCCTTGAGCTAATAGAAAAGAATAAACCAGTAGATATGCTCACTGTTGTAGAAGCTCTGAGGCAGAACAATAAAATAGAGGAGATTGGAGGAGCCACGTATATAGCAGCTCTGTCTTCCTCTGCTCCTACTTCTGCAAATATCAGCGTTTATGCTGGAATTATCATTGAAAAGGGAATTTTACGTTCACTGATAAGTGCTGCTTCACAAATTGTGCATAAATCATATCATGGCAATTTAGATACTGCAGAGCTCCTTGATGAAGCTGAAAAGATTATCTTTGAAATTGGCCAAAAAAAGCATAAGGAAGGCTTTAGTCATATTAAAGATATTCTTGTGGAAACCTTTGACCAGGTGGAAAAGCTTACCCAGCATAAAGGTGATGTTACTGGAATACCTACCTTTAAAGACCTGGACAAGCTCTTATCCGGCCTACAAGCAAGTGACTTAATTATTTGCGCCGCACGACCTGCCATGGGAAAAACGTCCTTTTGCATGAATATTGCCCAGAAGGTGGCATGTGGGAGTAACACTACTGTTGCAATCTTTAGCCTGGAAATGTCAAAAGAACAGTTGGTACAAAGGTTATGGGCATCAGAGGCAATGGTGGATCAGCACAAGCTTAGAAGCGGCAATTTAAATGAGGAAGATTGGAAGAGGCTAATTCGGGCTGCCGAAGGGATTTCAGATGCTCCTATATTTATCGATGATACCCCTTCCATTTCAGTAATGGAAGTCAGGGCAAAGGCTAGAAGGCTAAAATCTGAAGCAGGACTTGGATTGATAATTGTTGACTATTTACAATTAATGAGAGGGTCTCGCAGGGTAGAGAACAGGCAGCAGGAGATATCTGAGATATCACGATCTCTTAAAGGCCTTGCCAGGGAACTGGACGTGCCAGTTCTTGCACTTTCACAGCTAAGCAGGGCAGTGGAGCAGACCCATGATAAAAGACCAAACCTGAGCCACTTACGTGAGTCAGGAGCACTGGAACAGGATAGTGATGTGGTTATGTTCATCCATAGGCCTGATTATTTTGACCCCGAATCCGAAAAAAAGGGAATAGCTGAAATAATTTTAGCTAAACACAGGCATGGCCCTACAGGAACTGTTGAGCTTGTTTTTTTACCGGAGTTTACAAAGTTTGTTGATTACGCTAAAGGGAGTCCCGAGGCTTGA
- the lonC gene encoding Lon family ATP-dependent protease translates to MPSMMENLAKDFEKDIKLPPLEKTGYKIDIIDRIKAIFTILCDLYGTDRLVLKASKLNALDLLNSTRVGERLLALQKIIMEDPTIDEIPSAKKAGKVLAVLEEGIAEQIALRTVEEELERKIALKMHERQEEYYQEIKMQILKENQNPENAQTLKKLAILEKKDSISLAKSAMEMLRPTELNEIVGQEKAVKALLSKLSSPYPQHIILYGPPGVGKTTAARIALDAAKKLKKSPFEKDAPFIEVNGATLRWDPREVTNPLLGSVHDPIYQGARKDLAESGIPEPKLGLVTEAHGGVLFIDEIGELDPILLNKLLKVLEDKRVEFESSYYDPNDDRIPQYIKKIFNEGAPADFVLISATTRSPDQINPAIRSRCAEIFFEPLSPNHIKQIVGQSASRLGIDLHPVVPEIISEYTIEGRKANNILADAYGLALYKQQTRKGRPPKSLFITKEDIYEVIQSSRLVPYVTMKANKKHEIGKVFGLGVSGFVGSVIEIEAVIFPAREKSKGSIRFNDSAGSMAKDSVFNAASVIRRITGEELLNYDVHINVIGGGNIDGPSAGLAICLVLLSCIKGVPLMQDIAITGEVSVQGRVKPVGGISEKIYGAKQAGMTRVIIPKENERDYPADLKGIEIVAVSTVEEALENLAIHNLQGEKVC, encoded by the coding sequence ATGCCTAGTATGATGGAAAATCTAGCAAAGGATTTTGAAAAGGACATTAAGCTACCACCATTAGAAAAGACAGGGTATAAAATTGACATAATTGACAGGATAAAAGCTATTTTCACTATTTTATGTGATTTGTATGGTACTGATAGGTTGGTCCTAAAAGCAAGCAAGCTCAATGCTTTAGATCTGTTAAATTCAACACGTGTTGGAGAAAGGCTGCTGGCTTTACAAAAAATCATTATGGAGGATCCCACTATTGATGAGATTCCCTCGGCAAAAAAGGCAGGAAAGGTTTTAGCTGTCCTTGAGGAGGGTATAGCTGAACAGATTGCACTGCGTACTGTAGAAGAAGAGTTAGAGCGGAAAATTGCACTTAAAATGCATGAGCGCCAGGAGGAATATTATCAGGAGATAAAAATGCAGATTCTTAAAGAGAATCAAAATCCTGAGAATGCCCAAACTCTAAAAAAGCTGGCAATTTTAGAAAAAAAGGATTCTATAAGTCTTGCCAAATCTGCCATGGAAATGCTAAGACCCACAGAATTAAATGAAATTGTTGGCCAGGAAAAGGCAGTAAAAGCACTGCTTTCAAAGCTTTCCTCTCCCTATCCCCAGCATATCATACTATATGGGCCGCCAGGGGTAGGAAAGACTACGGCAGCTAGAATTGCTCTGGATGCTGCCAAAAAATTAAAAAAGTCACCCTTTGAAAAGGATGCACCCTTCATTGAGGTTAATGGTGCTACTTTAAGATGGGATCCAAGGGAAGTGACCAATCCCCTTCTTGGATCAGTACATGATCCAATTTACCAGGGTGCCCGCAAGGATTTGGCTGAAAGTGGAATACCTGAGCCAAAGCTTGGGCTGGTAACAGAAGCCCATGGTGGAGTTCTATTTATCGACGAAATAGGAGAACTAGATCCTATATTATTAAATAAACTGCTTAAAGTTCTTGAGGATAAAAGGGTTGAATTTGAATCGTCTTATTATGATCCTAATGATGATAGAATACCACAATACATTAAAAAAATATTTAATGAAGGCGCCCCTGCAGACTTTGTCCTTATAAGTGCTACTACTAGAAGTCCAGATCAGATTAACCCTGCTATACGGTCACGATGTGCAGAAATATTTTTTGAACCTTTATCACCAAATCATATAAAGCAAATAGTAGGCCAATCTGCAAGCAGGCTAGGTATAGACTTGCATCCAGTGGTCCCAGAGATAATTAGTGAGTATACCATTGAGGGTAGAAAAGCAAACAATATTCTGGCTGATGCTTATGGCCTGGCACTATATAAACAGCAAACCCGTAAAGGCAGACCTCCCAAAAGTCTATTTATTACTAAAGAGGATATTTATGAGGTTATTCAGAGCTCCAGGCTGGTACCGTATGTTACAATGAAGGCAAATAAAAAACATGAGATTGGCAAAGTGTTTGGACTGGGTGTATCTGGATTTGTTGGTTCAGTCATTGAGATTGAGGCGGTAATCTTTCCTGCAAGGGAAAAGAGTAAGGGTTCAATAAGGTTTAATGATTCAGCTGGAAGCATGGCAAAGGATTCGGTATTTAATGCAGCTTCAGTAATTAGAAGGATCACTGGAGAAGAGCTATTAAATTATGATGTCCATATTAATGTTATTGGTGGAGGAAATATCGATGGTCCTTCAGCAGGCCTGGCTATTTGTTTGGTGCTGTTAAGTTGTATCAAGGGGGTACCCCTTATGCAGGATATAGCCATAACAGGTGAAGTTTCTGTACAGGGCAGGGTAAAACCAGTTGGAGGGATTTCGGAAAAGATTTATGGTGCAAAACAGGCAGGAATGACTAGGGTTATTATTCCCAAGGAAAATGAAAGAGATTATCCTGCAGACCTTAAGGGAATAGAAATTGTTGCAGTCTCCACAGTAGAAGAGGCACTAGAAAACCTGGCTATTCATAACCTTCAAGGAGAAAAGGTTTGCTAA
- the rplI gene encoding 50S ribosomal protein L9, producing the protein MKVILMQDVKKLGNKGDVVNASDGYARNYLFPRKLAIEATPQNLQGLEAMKQKQDKQKELEKTKAKADGDKLTRSPLVIAAKAGEKGRLFGSITTMEIASVIMEQVGIKIDKRKIELPEPIKNLGEYKVKIKLHPEVHREINITIKAAE; encoded by the coding sequence ATGAAGGTGATCTTAATGCAGGACGTAAAAAAGTTGGGGAACAAGGGAGATGTAGTAAATGCATCAGATGGATATGCAAGAAACTATTTATTTCCCAGGAAACTAGCCATTGAAGCTACTCCACAGAATCTGCAAGGCTTAGAGGCCATGAAACAAAAGCAGGATAAGCAGAAGGAGTTGGAAAAAACAAAAGCCAAAGCTGATGGAGATAAACTGACTAGAAGCCCATTAGTTATTGCTGCTAAGGCTGGAGAAAAGGGCAGACTTTTCGGGTCTATTACCACTATGGAAATTGCGTCTGTAATCATGGAGCAGGTTGGAATCAAAATAGACAAAAGAAAGATAGAACTTCCGGAACCAATAAAAAATCTGGGAGAATATAAAGTAAAAATTAAACTGCATCCCGAAGTTCATAGGGAAATTAACATAACCATTAAAGCAGCAGAATAA
- a CDS encoding YybS family protein, with the protein MDNQMKLNNYIEGALMAALAAMLALIGLYITPLQVVTVFVWLVPIVVVSVRRGFYTGVLAMITAAILLIILATPWRAFIYLVQFAGLGIVFSYYFSKRADFSKIIMMGTIVVAISTVISFLLSFLVLGLSISELSAAFEETTESVLLMYERMGVLDRLQEQGLTREEISNTVMNLSIMVARLIPATMVIYGMMVAFVTYFITRKTLQKLKLQVSELPMFRHWQIPWYFVWGVIVGLAFLLYGDFTDWEIGKIIGMNIMYMYSPILFIQGLSVFVFYYHKWKIHILLKVLLLGIIVLNIPLTLMVLLITGLFDPLFNYRRLGIKQ; encoded by the coding sequence ATGGATAACCAAATGAAACTAAACAATTACATAGAAGGGGCTTTAATGGCAGCATTGGCAGCCATGCTGGCTTTAATTGGTCTATATATTACTCCTCTCCAGGTAGTTACGGTATTTGTATGGCTGGTGCCAATAGTTGTAGTATCAGTAAGAAGAGGCTTTTATACAGGTGTTTTGGCCATGATTACTGCCGCCATATTGTTGATAATATTAGCTACCCCTTGGAGAGCATTTATTTACCTTGTTCAATTTGCAGGCCTGGGTATTGTATTTAGCTACTATTTCAGCAAGAGGGCTGATTTTTCAAAGATTATAATGATGGGAACAATAGTAGTTGCCATTTCCACTGTAATATCCTTTTTATTAAGCTTTCTAGTGCTGGGTTTAAGTATATCCGAGCTGTCAGCTGCCTTTGAAGAAACCACAGAAAGCGTTCTGCTCATGTATGAAAGAATGGGAGTCCTGGACAGGCTTCAGGAGCAGGGCTTAACCAGGGAGGAAATAAGCAATACTGTTATGAATCTATCAATTATGGTAGCAAGATTAATACCAGCCACTATGGTAATTTATGGAATGATGGTGGCATTTGTTACCTATTTTATTACTCGCAAGACCCTGCAGAAGTTAAAGCTACAGGTTAGTGAGCTCCCCATGTTTCGTCATTGGCAGATACCATGGTATTTTGTATGGGGCGTGATTGTAGGCTTGGCCTTTCTGCTGTATGGGGATTTTACAGATTGGGAGATAGGTAAAATAATAGGGATGAACATTATGTACATGTATTCGCCTATACTCTTTATTCAGGGGTTATCAGTATTTGTATTCTATTATCATAAATGGAAGATTCATATCTTACTTAAAGTTCTTTTATTGGGTATAATTGTTTTAAACATTCCGTTAACATTAATGGTATTATTAATAACAGGACTATTTGACCCCTTGTTTAACTACCGTAGATTGGGAATAAAGCAATAA
- the rpsR gene encoding 30S ribosomal protein S18 — MKKDRRRSRRKVCSFCVDKVQHIDYKDTGRLRRHITERGKILPRRISGNCAQHQRQLTAAIKRARHIALIPFTME; from the coding sequence ATGAAAAAAGATCGTAGGCGCTCACGCCGCAAGGTTTGCAGCTTCTGCGTTGATAAAGTACAGCACATTGACTACAAGGATACGGGACGTTTACGTAGACATATAACAGAAAGGGGAAAAATTCTACCTAGAAGGATTTCCGGTAATTGTGCTCAACATCAACGTCAGCTTACAGCTGCAATTAAAAGAGCTAGACATATAGCTTTAATACCATTTACAATGGAATAG
- a CDS encoding single-stranded DNA-binding protein encodes MLNKVILIGRLTRDPELRYTGSGVPVANFSLAVDRPYANQQGERETDFIRIVVWRKLAEVCAKNLGKGRLVAVEGRLQVNSYEAQDGSKRQATDVVAENVRFLDWPKDKLGASNDTDFGEELGIPDDSEFPF; translated from the coding sequence TTGCTTAATAAAGTAATTCTTATTGGGAGATTGACTCGAGATCCGGAGTTAAGATATACAGGTTCGGGAGTGCCTGTAGCCAATTTTTCTCTAGCTGTTGATAGGCCCTATGCAAATCAGCAAGGGGAAAGGGAAACAGATTTTATTAGAATAGTTGTCTGGCGTAAATTAGCTGAGGTTTGTGCAAAGAACCTGGGAAAAGGCAGGCTGGTAGCTGTTGAGGGACGCTTGCAGGTAAACAGTTATGAGGCACAGGATGGAAGCAAACGACAGGCCACAGATGTTGTAGCTGAAAATGTACGTTTTCTGGATTGGCCAAAGGATAAGCTAGGGGCATCCAATGACACAGATTTTGGAGAAGAACTTGGAATACCAGATGACAGTGAGTTTCCATTTTAA
- the rpsF gene encoding 30S ribosomal protein S6 has product MRNYECMYILHPELSEEELNQHVEKFTSIITDQGGLVEKTDLWGRRRLAYEVKKLKEGYYVLVLFQGEPAAAQELERVFKITETVIRYLIVRLDDTDAVEE; this is encoded by the coding sequence GTGCGTAACTACGAATGTATGTATATTTTACATCCTGAACTGTCAGAAGAGGAGCTTAACCAGCATGTGGAAAAGTTTACAAGCATAATAACTGATCAGGGTGGACTTGTAGAAAAGACGGACCTGTGGGGTAGAAGAAGACTGGCCTACGAGGTAAAAAAGCTCAAAGAAGGATATTACGTACTAGTTCTGTTCCAGGGAGAGCCAGCGGCAGCCCAGGAATTAGAAAGGGTATTTAAAATAACAGAAACTGTTATTCGTTACCTTATTGTCCGTTTAGACGATACTGACGCTGTGGAAGAGTAA
- a CDS encoding sigma-54 interaction domain-containing protein, which translates to MVDKDKKIKELELRLKWYETILNTVSEGINVVDKDGVTTFYNEACSKFEGIAPDKVIGKHIMEVYQLDEDNAASLHVLKSGSPIYDRYYSYKIKETNKRINIVASTIPLLDKGEVKSVYSIARDLSQLKEVLERTMKVKDTEVFPVPSINGARYSFEQIVAKGDSMIRLINSAKKAAKNQSSVMIYGDTGTGKELFAQSIHNASQISGGKFIGINCAAMPDTLLESILFGTVKGAFTGAVDNPGLFEQANGGTLFLDEINSMSIHLQAKLLRVLQEKTVRRLGDNKETHINCRIISSTNVDPLEAVSKGMLRQDLYYRLAVITLHLPPLRERQSDIPCLIEHFISKYNKRFVEEVKTVHEAFLKMLLNYPWPGNVRELEHVIESAMNMADGDSELKLEHLPKYIRDRIEHNQTHRQPSASGTLTDILLQTEKKIITQSLEKNQWNISKTSQELGLYRQSLQKKIKKLDIKKW; encoded by the coding sequence ATGGTTGACAAGGACAAAAAGATTAAGGAGTTGGAATTAAGGCTCAAATGGTATGAGACTATTTTAAATACTGTAAGTGAGGGAATTAATGTTGTTGATAAGGATGGGGTTACCACCTTTTACAACGAAGCATGCAGCAAGTTTGAAGGAATTGCTCCAGACAAAGTAATAGGAAAGCATATTATGGAAGTATATCAGCTTGATGAGGATAACGCCGCCTCTTTGCATGTATTAAAATCAGGGTCTCCCATTTATGATAGATACTATTCCTATAAAATAAAGGAGACTAACAAAAGAATTAATATAGTGGCAAGTACAATTCCCTTATTGGACAAGGGAGAAGTGAAAAGCGTTTATTCCATTGCAAGAGACTTAAGTCAGCTTAAGGAAGTATTGGAAAGGACAATGAAGGTAAAGGATACTGAAGTCTTTCCAGTACCATCTATAAATGGGGCAAGGTATTCTTTTGAGCAGATAGTTGCTAAAGGTGATTCCATGATTAGACTAATCAACTCTGCAAAAAAGGCTGCGAAAAATCAGTCCAGTGTTATGATTTATGGGGACACTGGAACTGGTAAGGAGCTGTTTGCCCAGAGTATTCATAATGCAAGCCAAATTTCTGGAGGGAAATTTATAGGTATAAATTGTGCGGCCATGCCTGATACTTTACTAGAAAGTATTTTGTTTGGTACAGTTAAGGGTGCCTTTACTGGAGCAGTTGATAATCCCGGTCTTTTTGAACAGGCCAATGGTGGCACCCTATTTCTTGATGAAATAAACTCAATGAGCATACATTTACAAGCTAAACTGTTAAGAGTTCTTCAAGAAAAAACAGTCAGGAGGCTTGGAGACAACAAAGAAACCCATATAAACTGTAGAATAATAAGTTCAACTAATGTGGATCCCTTGGAGGCTGTTAGTAAGGGAATGCTCAGGCAGGACCTTTACTATAGATTAGCAGTAATCACACTTCACCTGCCGCCATTAAGAGAGAGACAATCAGACATACCATGCCTTATTGAACACTTTATATCCAAGTATAATAAAAGGTTTGTAGAAGAGGTAAAGACAGTTCATGAGGCTTTTTTGAAAATGCTTTTAAACTATCCATGGCCTGGAAACGTTAGAGAGTTAGAGCATGTAATTGAAAGTGCAATGAATATGGCTGATGGTGATTCTGAGCTTAAACTAGAGCATCTGCCAAAATATATTAGAGACAGAATTGAACACAACCAGACTCATAGACAACCTTCTGCATCGGGCACCCTAACGGATATTTTGCTGCAGACTGAAAAAAAGATCATTACCCAGTCATTGGAAAAAAATCAATGGAATATTTCTAAAACGTCCCAGGAGCTTGGTCTCTACAGACAATCCCTGCAGAAGAAGATTAAAAAGCTTGATATTAAAAAGTGGTAG
- a CDS encoding trimethylamine methyltransferase family protein, which translates to MFWEMKVLSKDQVEELHFQTLELLNTRGIAIHHEPTKKLLIENGAAAGNGDIIKISKELIEDRLKLAPKSFEIKARNRDKSITIGNGETILAPTGGPVFVHDHIRGRRKGKLVDVIDFYKLAQTSSQIQAVCAGILDPNDIKEEYKHLVFMKELVQNCDKPLMGMSMGAEVTQDCIDIARIAVEPGQGDCFIFGVVNTLSPMAWDERMLEAIWTYAKNNQPVVVTCCSMAGFTSPTSLWGTILQNNAEIITGILVTQLINPGCPVVYGNTSTITDMKTMNLCIGAPEYGLLTTAFKQLADFYGVPFRGGGGLTDGKEVDVQTGVESTTNLLFTFGNNVDVVLHGVGVMESFLTVSYEKWIWDEEISGRIRRILQGVDMVQRNDAISLAGDVAAGGHYLEHPDTFARFRKEFYAPLVSDRNNWSTWHERNKNSVENAWERVQQRLKEFEKPGLEVGVLNTLFKHLRAKLPEELL; encoded by the coding sequence ATGTTTTGGGAAATGAAAGTGCTTTCAAAGGACCAGGTTGAGGAACTCCATTTTCAAACCCTGGAATTATTAAACACTAGAGGTATTGCAATTCACCATGAACCCACAAAGAAATTGCTTATAGAAAATGGTGCTGCAGCTGGCAATGGTGACATAATTAAAATATCCAAAGAACTCATTGAAGATAGATTAAAACTTGCGCCAAAATCTTTTGAGATTAAGGCTCGCAATAGGGATAAAAGTATTACCATTGGAAATGGCGAAACAATCCTGGCGCCTACCGGAGGCCCTGTATTTGTCCATGACCATATACGAGGAAGAAGAAAGGGAAAGCTGGTTGATGTAATTGACTTTTATAAGCTGGCCCAGACCAGCAGCCAGATTCAGGCCGTATGTGCTGGCATTTTAGACCCAAATGATATTAAAGAAGAATACAAGCACCTGGTTTTTATGAAGGAGCTAGTCCAAAACTGTGATAAGCCTCTAATGGGAATGTCCATGGGGGCTGAAGTTACCCAGGACTGTATTGATATAGCAAGAATAGCCGTTGAGCCAGGGCAGGGTGATTGTTTTATCTTTGGAGTAGTAAACACACTATCACCAATGGCATGGGATGAGAGGATGCTGGAGGCTATTTGGACTTATGCAAAGAATAATCAACCTGTTGTAGTGACATGCTGTTCAATGGCGGGCTTTACATCTCCAACCAGCCTGTGGGGAACTATACTACAGAACAACGCAGAAATTATTACAGGCATTCTAGTGACCCAATTAATTAATCCAGGATGTCCAGTGGTTTATGGCAACACTTCCACTATTACTGATATGAAGACAATGAATTTATGTATTGGTGCACCCGAATATGGGCTTCTTACCACAGCCTTCAAGCAGCTGGCAGATTTTTATGGTGTCCCCTTTAGGGGCGGTGGAGGACTGACTGATGGCAAAGAGGTAGACGTGCAAACTGGAGTAGAGTCCACCACCAATCTATTATTCACCTTTGGCAACAATGTAGATGTTGTTTTGCATGGTGTGGGTGTAATGGAGTCTTTTTTAACTGTAAGCTATGAAAAATGGATTTGGGATGAAGAGATAAGTGGTAGAATTAGAAGAATTTTGCAGGGTGTAGACATGGTCCAAAGAAATGATGCCATTTCCCTTGCTGGAGATGTGGCAGCTGGAGGTCATTATTTGGAACACCCAGATACCTTTGCCAGATTCCGTAAGGAGTTCTATGCACCTCTAGTATCAGATCGAAATAATTGGAGCACATGGCATGAAAGAAATAAAAACTCAGTTGAAAATGCCTGGGAAAGGGTTCAGCAGCGGTTGAAGGAATTTGAAAAGCCCGGCCTGGAGGTTGGTGTATTAAATACTCTTTTTAAGCATTTAAGGGCCAAGCTCCCTGAAGAATTGCTGTAA